TACCGGACCGTCGGCGTCGCCAGCAACGCCGCCTCCGTCGCCATCGTCCCCGAGTCGCCGACGTAACAGTCGGCGTACGCGAGCAGGTCGTGGGCTGCGTCGGGCGCGACGGGCGCCTCGTACGGAGCGAGATCGTCGGGAAGGGCTCCCTCGCTGGAGAGGTACACGGCGCCGGACTCCCCGAGCCGGTCCACCAGCTCGCGGACGGTGTCCGGGTCGAAACCGGCGGCGCCGGCGTCGTGGTGGGCGCTCCACTCGACGAGTCGGACGACCGAGAACGGCTCGTCCGGGTCGACGCCGGCGTCGGTGAGCCGTCTGGGATCTGGATCGAACCGGGCGGGGTGGAGGTACGCCAGCTCGTGGTACCCCTCATACCGGATCTGGTGGGTTCCCGCGTCGCGGGCGAACTCCGCCGGCGTACAGACGACCGTCGCGAACGGCGTCGTCGCGCGATCGAGCAGCCCCGCCTGTTCGGTGTCGTGAAAGACGACGTTCGGCGCGCCGACGAGCCGGGAGACGTACGCCGCGGTCGGGTTGAGCCTGCTGAGGACCACGTCGGGTCGAAATCCGGCCACCTGCCGGAGGAGCCGGGCCCCGCGGGCGGTCCACTCGCGAGCGACGCCGGCGGCGCCGCCGGCCTTCGCGGACAGCGGGACGTGATCGATGCCGTACGCGTCGAGCAGATCCGTGGTCACGTCCTTCTCGCGGCTTACGACGCGGACCTCGTGTCCCCGGTCGTCGAGCTCCGTGATCGCGTTGCGAAAGAGGTGGACGTGCGCGGGGTGGCTCACATCGACGAGAACGCGCATGGGACTCACTCCAGGTAGCCCAGGTCCGCGAGCCGGGCCTCGACCTCGGCGTCGTCGGTCTCCTCGCCGGCCCGATCCCCGGAGAGCGGTTCGCGCGTCCGGACCGGGCGC
This sequence is a window from Halobaculum roseum. Protein-coding genes within it:
- a CDS encoding DUF354 domain-containing protein encodes the protein MRVLVDVSHPAHVHLFRNAITELDDRGHEVRVVSREKDVTTDLLDAYGIDHVPLSAKAGGAAGVAREWTARGARLLRQVAGFRPDVVLSRLNPTAAYVSRLVGAPNVVFHDTEQAGLLDRATTPFATVVCTPAEFARDAGTHQIRYEGYHELAYLHPARFDPDPRRLTDAGVDPDEPFSVVRLVEWSAHHDAGAAGFDPDTVRELVDRLGESGAVYLSSEGALPDDLAPYEAPVAPDAAHDLLAYADCYVGDSGTMATEAALLATPTVRYDPYESSMGNFETLAELGLVDSIADERAVVERAVELAADPDAADRWRRRRRRLLGEKIDVTAFMVELAEEVGTS